Proteins encoded by one window of uncultured Methanobrevibacter sp.:
- a CDS encoding glycosyltransferase family 4 protein: MKIAMIGQFPPHVGGVGVHIHTLSKELVKQGHEVYVITYPHKDIEDIDGIHVIGTKGINIPGIRGLMFKISAKKVLKQLLKEVDIDIIHGHYLFPAGAAAVEIGKKHGIKTYVTAHGSDMFEMYKKQSFMRSTIKKVLKKADVVFAVSNALKKEILKTNVSGIENKTRLYWNSVDIDKFKINENTSFKLNFENNKPIVLFVGNIIKRKNVNVLLDAKKLAKSDYNLVIVGDGPLLNQLKDKVKKENISDVYFMGARKDVENIIPCADVLVLPSFSESFGLVLIEALACGKPVIGSDVGGIKEIITSDVGLLIDPNNSENVSEAIDKMILDDKFRNNLASNARSRAKDFSKVEIPYDEVK; the protein is encoded by the coding sequence ATGAAAATAGCAATGATTGGTCAGTTTCCACCTCATGTAGGTGGTGTGGGTGTTCATATTCATACATTATCTAAGGAACTTGTAAAACAAGGGCATGAAGTTTATGTAATAACTTATCCTCATAAAGACATTGAAGATATTGATGGGATTCATGTAATTGGAACTAAAGGAATAAATATTCCGGGAATTCGTGGATTGATGTTTAAGATTAGTGCTAAAAAAGTATTAAAGCAATTATTAAAAGAAGTGGATATTGATATTATTCATGGCCATTATTTGTTTCCTGCAGGTGCTGCTGCTGTTGAAATTGGAAAAAAACATGGTATTAAAACTTATGTGACTGCTCATGGTTCTGACATGTTTGAAATGTATAAAAAACAGTCTTTCATGAGATCCACTATTAAAAAAGTACTAAAAAAAGCAGATGTTGTTTTTGCGGTAAGTAATGCTTTAAAAAAAGAAATTTTAAAAACTAATGTTTCCGGAATTGAAAATAAAACAAGATTATATTGGAATTCTGTGGATATTGATAAGTTTAAAATTAATGAAAATACTTCATTTAAATTAAATTTTGAGAATAATAAACCAATTGTGCTTTTTGTAGGTAATATTATTAAAAGAAAAAATGTGAATGTTTTATTGGATGCTAAAAAACTAGCTAAAAGTGATTATAATCTTGTTATAGTAGGTGATGGTCCACTTTTAAATCAACTTAAAGATAAAGTAAAAAAAGAAAATATTTCGGATGTTTATTTTATGGGAGCAAGAAAAGATGTAGAAAATATTATTCCTTGTGCAGATGTTCTTGTTTTACCTTCTTTTTCAGAAAGTTTTGGTTTAGTTTTAATTGAAGCATTAGCTTGTGGGAAACCAGTTATTGGAAGTGATGTTGGTGGGATTAAGGAAATTATAACTTCTGATGTAGGTTTATTAATTGATCCGAACAATTCTGAAAATGTATCTGAAGCTATTGATAAAATGATATTAGATGATAAATTTAGAAATAATTTAGCTTCAAATGCAAGATCTCGAGCTAAAGATTTTAGTAAAGTTGAAATTCCTTATGATGAGGTTAAATAA
- a CDS encoding chorismate mutase, translating to MKNNYKLKSFKDKKDAEKVLLDSRKRIDEIDNEIFDLIYQRTSFAMDIALAKEYIGMPVYDKKREDSIHKKIEKLSEKNNIDVDISNQIMDMLTTLSKNEQKEILRRNVNG from the coding sequence TTGAAAAATAATTACAAGCTAAAATCTTTTAAAGATAAGAAAGATGCTGAAAAAGTGCTTTTAGACTCTAGAAAACGCATTGATGAAATTGATAATGAAATTTTTGATTTAATTTATCAGAGAACTTCATTTGCTATGGATATAGCTCTTGCAAAAGAATATATTGGTATGCCAGTTTATGATAAGAAGAGAGAGGATTCAATTCATAAAAAAATTGAGAAGTTATCTGAAAAAAATAATATTGATGTTGATATTAGTAATCAAATCATGGATATGCTAACTACATTAAGTAAAAATGAGCAAAAAGAAATTTTAAGGAGGAATGTTAATGGGTAA
- a CDS encoding shikimate kinase: MKKLIRSPGSATIINAIATGFGSAFGIGLDITCQAKTQDSLITCSNDVGASTDLMEICAKKTFEKYGISKNDFGLKISTKSELPMASGLSSSSALSNSVVSVTSKIIAEEFNLKPLNDLEIINLAIDASLEAKVTITGSFDDATASYFGGVVVTDNEHRKFIIKEKMDEYPVLVYMPNFCSESGSSDVNRMKVLSPLVEITFELAESKDYFKALNLNGLIYANTLGFNSNIAIDALSVGALASGLSGTGSSFVAICEDDKIDDIKETWSKYEGRIIETKVDNIGCSLI, encoded by the coding sequence ATGAAAAAATTAATAAGATCACCAGGTTCAGCAACAATAATTAATGCAATAGCTACAGGTTTTGGTTCTGCTTTTGGAATTGGCTTAGATATAACTTGCCAGGCTAAAACTCAAGATAGTTTAATTACCTGTTCTAATGATGTTGGAGCATCTACGGATTTAATGGAGATTTGTGCAAAGAAAACTTTTGAAAAATATGGGATTTCTAAAAATGATTTTGGTTTAAAAATTAGTACAAAATCTGAATTGCCAATGGCATCAGGATTATCAAGTAGTAGTGCATTATCTAATAGTGTTGTAAGTGTAACTTCTAAAATTATTGCTGAAGAATTTAATTTAAAGCCTCTTAATGATTTGGAGATAATTAATTTAGCTATTGATGCATCTCTTGAAGCAAAAGTTACTATAACTGGATCATTTGATGATGCAACTGCTTCATATTTTGGTGGGGTGGTAGTTACAGATAATGAACATAGGAAATTTATCATAAAAGAAAAAATGGATGAATATCCAGTTTTGGTTTACATGCCTAATTTCTGTTCAGAATCTGGAAGTTCTGACGTTAATCGTATGAAAGTATTATCTCCATTAGTGGAAATTACATTTGAATTAGCTGAATCCAAGGATTATTTCAAAGCACTTAATTTAAATGGATTAATTTATGCAAATACTTTAGGTTTTAATTCAAATATAGCTATTGATGCATTGAGTGTTGGTGCATTGGCATCAGGATTATCTGGAACTGGTTCATCATTTGTTGCTATTTGTGAAGATGATAAAATTGATGACATTAAAGAGACTTGGTCTAAATATGAAGGTAGAATTATTGAAACTAAAGTAGATAATATTGGTTGTAGTTTAATTTAG